In the genome of Vigna radiata var. radiata cultivar VC1973A unplaced genomic scaffold, Vradiata_ver6 scaffold_100, whole genome shotgun sequence, one region contains:
- the LOC106755327 gene encoding eukaryotic translation initiation factor 5A, with amino-acid sequence MSDEEHHFESKADAGASKTYPQQAGTIRKNGYIVIKNRPCKVVEVSTSKTGKHGHAKCHFVGIDIFTGKKLEDIVPSSHNCDVPHVNRTDYQLIDISEDGFVSLLTDSGGTKDDLRLPTDESLLTQIKDGFAEGKDLVVSVMSAMGEEQICALKDIGPK; translated from the exons ATGTCGGACGAGGAACACCACTTCGAGTCAAAGGCTGATGCTGGAGCATCAAAGACATATCCCCAACAAGCTGGAACTATCCGCAAAAACGGTTACATTGTAATCAAGAACAGGCCATGCAAG GTTGTGGAGGTTTCAACTTCCAAAACTGGCAAGCATGGACACGCAAAGTGTCACTTTGTTGGAATTGACATCTTCACAGGCAAAAAGCTTGAGGATATTGTGCCATCTTCCCATAACTGTGAT GTTCCTCATGTCAATCGCACTGACTACCAGCTCATCGATATATCAGAGGATGGATTT GTGAGTCTGCTGACTGACAGTGGTGGTACGAAGGATGACCTTAGGCTTCCAACCGATGAAAGTCTGCTTACGCAG ATCAAGGATGGATTTGCTGAGGGCAAAGATCTGGTTGTGTCTGTTATGTCTGCAATGGGAGAGGAGCAGATTTGTGCACTTAAGGACATTGGTCCCAAGTAA